The Drosophila suzukii chromosome X, CBGP_Dsuzu_IsoJpt1.0, whole genome shotgun sequence DNA window GTTATAAAAATACCATTGCCAAGGTTTGATATCAATATACTTTGTATATATTCTACCTCTCGGGTTCCAAAGATTATATGATAGCTCTCTCATGAATTTACATATAGTTGTGCCTTCATTTTGCTTCAATGTTCATACTCAAACAACTGTATTCCTCCTTTGTACAGCCAACAAGTTCGGTGCCTATGCCGCTGAGCCCGTGGAGGACGACCTGGTGGACGTGGACGCCGAGGAGGGCGCGGTGACCGGCGAGGATGCGGAAGCGGACGAGGACAGCGACTCGGGCAGCAGTAGTTCGCCGAATGCGGACACCTATCTGCTCTTTACGAAACCCCTGTACACGCCTGGCCAGCAGCTGGATCTGCCCGGCGGCAAGCCCGTCGAGTTCCTGATCGGATTCACGAACAAGGGAGCCGAGGAGTTCGTCATCGAGACGGTGGAGGCCTCCTTCCGCTATCCCATGGACTTCAACTACTTCATCCAGAACTTCTCGGCGGTGGCCTACAACCGTGAGGTGAAGCCCGGCTTCGAGTCGACCGTGTCGTACACCTTCCTGCCCTCGGACCAGTTTGCCGGCCGTCCCTTTGGCCTGAACATTGCTCTGGCCTACCGCGATGCCAATGGCATTCAGTACAACGAGGCTGTCTTCAATGAGACCGTGCTGATTTCGGAGGTCGACGAGGGTCTGGACGGCGAGACCTTCTTCCTGTACGTCCTGCTCGCGGGCATTGTTGTCCTGCTCCTGGTCATCGGACAGCAGTATCTGCTGGGCAGCTCCGGCAAGAGGAAGCGTGCCGCTGCCAAGAAGGTGATCGAGACCGGAACCGCCAATGACAGCACCATCGACTACGATTGGGTGCCACAGGAGACGCTGCGTGCGCTGCAGAAGTCGCCGCCCAAGACCAAGACGCCCAAGACCTCCCCCAAGCCCGGCAAGCAGGCCAGTCCCAAGGCGGTCAGCCAGCAGAGTCCCAAGCAGCGCAAGGTCAAGCGCTCCGCTGGCGATGATTAGGTTCAATCCGCTCAAGACTGCACATAtcccaacaacaacaacaccaagAACGGCAGCAAGAACAACGACAGCCgaagcagcaacagcaaacCCCATTCTTTCATACTGTAGGGAGCAGAAGAGCTTGCAGTTTCGTAATTAATTAGTTATGTATCATCATGTTCGAGATCATTTCTAGACATACtatcataattttttttcgtgtATCGAGAGATTGTTAGTCCCTAAACGAATAACGAACCAACGTTTCCACAGATTTGTTTTAGAAATTTGAACTTTGAAATGCCAACTGCACATACTCCAAACACAacacacaaacaacaacaaaaaaagaaaagaaacaaAATTGTAACCTAAAGAAATTCCTTTGTGAAATTGTCTTCGTTTGTTGAAGACACATTATAGAAAGAGGAGAGCAGCTTAGAGAATGAGCCGTCGAACTAAAAAGGAATATCAAGCGAAAATTCAAGAAAGACCGATCGATTGATAGGTAAGACGAGAAAACCTTCCAATTGTACGATACATTTAAATTAGTCTTATGATTACAAATCAATTGATtgccttttgtttttgtttaatttacgTTTGCCCCCACCCATCCAATTCCGATTTTGACTGTCATTCTTTTTCTGTTAGAAACGAAAGATGTTGAAGTGAGTTCTTTTTAGGTAGAGAAGTCGCAGGAAGTCGACCGATGAATAAAGAGAAATTTTCttacaacaaaaacaaaaaataataaaatttaaaaaaaaaatatcacagttgtatttattttagatGTACTGAGATCATATATTTGGATCATATTTATCATATGTCtgtcatatcatatcatatttttGGATAAAAAGGCTCTAAATGTTAACAATCTTGTGAAATGACTCATCTCTCTGCTTATGGCGGGAACATAATGAAATTACCTAAAGTACatgatatttttaaaattattttcagtCAAATTTCTTTTTGGAGTTCTAAATATtagtaaaatataaatattgatttacattttttgtttttcaacaCTTGTAAGGATTTTTTGATAATTAATGTCGCCATCTGTCGGTGGGAACCTTAAATTATCTTGTTTTTGCATGGGCTAAACTTTCTCGTTCTCCAAAATTTTTTTGGCAGCTCCGAATAGTAATAGTACacttactattattattaatatttgcctatatattttgtttttttaaattttttactgGATTTTTTGATAGCCAGTGTTGCCATCTGTCGGTGGAAATCTTAAGAGTGCTAGGATTTGCAACTTTTTCTTtctcaaatattttttgggaGCTCCAAACAGTGTTAGTAAAAtgttattcatttttaattacatatcttgttttccaaattcttgattttttttagtgtCGCCATCTGTTGGTGGAAACCTTAAATTAGCTTGGTTTTGCATCGGCTAAACTTTCTCTTTGGCGGAGCTTTTGCCGCTGTTATCTCCTGTGAATTCAACAGGCCTGCTAGCAGCGCTGTTAAGGACATAACAACTTGTTGTCCTGCCGCTGTTAAGGATTCGAATCGCCCATTCAAACTCATTCGTCAACAGACTCTCGTGCGGTTCGGTTCTCAGCCTCTGAATTCAGCAGCCCAAATCACAGTCGCAAGTCACTGGTCACTGGTCACTGGTTAATGGTCACTGGTCGCAGTTCACAATCGCACAGTTACTGCTTCAGTATCCGGTTTTCGAAAATATTCGAAAGTGCTGAacacacttttttttttggtttttgtgcTAAGCTGAGCTTTGGCGGGTGAGCCAAAAGCGTTTTGAATACCGTTTTTCAATCCAAGAAACGACCGAGCCGAAGTGAAAGTGTGTGTGGCAAATATTTGAATCCCATTTGCGTTCCGAATCGGAGAAGGATTTAGCGGAGAAAGCTTAAGAGACAGAGAAAACACCGCAGTCAAAGGTGAGTGGAGTGCTTGACAAATGTAAATAAGGCGGGTTTCTTCGGGGAAAGGGAACATTTTCCTACCTTGAGACCCGGATTGCGGTTATGTTTGCCcgaaaaaaaatactttttccaACTTTTTAGCACggtgaaatttaaaaaattcagTTCAAATACATACAAAAGCTATAAAAAACATTGCCAAAGCTTAAGGGCCGTTTTCTCGACCGCatgttaaatttaaagaagAGTTAAAACGTTGAAATCTTTTTGAATTTAGAGTTTTAAGTATGCACCAAGTTTAACTTGCGGACGAGAAAACGTTCCTAAGTACTGAAGAATTAATCTAGTTTTTGAAAAAGAACGACCGGTTCTTGAGAAATTTTAGAAATTTTGAATCGCAACgctgttttttttataatacttCGCATGCTAGtcaatttcaaaactatttcgaAAAGAactaaattaataatttagtttaaaaattatttcaagATCAAAAAGTGTTGTAAtgatttaaagaaaaattataatattgaaATAGTTACAGcctaaattaaaaataaagttttttaaagCAAGACaacatcaaaatatataaacttaacatttttcaataaaatttatttgggGAAAGTCACTTTTAAATGAACTTGTACATTATAGAAGTAATTGTGAAAGTGACGATTTACAAACtttgatttaaataattaagaTTTTCAAGGAAATGTAGGAAGTCCTGCCCAATTTTTGAGCAATTAAAACTTGCTTGGGAGGAAATCTGCAAGGAGATGTTTGAAATATCCTTGGCGTAATATAAGCACTGAATTCATGAATGTCCCAGTAGGTGCGGGCACATGTTTGCTTATTTGGCCCAGCATTTGTTTGTCTGTCAACAAAATGGTTGACTTGAATCGAGTCTTTGGCCAACTTTGCAGGGTTGGAAAATGAAGTGAATTAATTACCTCTTCGGGCTTGAATTCGTAATTAATTCGCTCTTCTTCCTGCCCGTCGTGTGGCTCTTTCTAATTCGACTTATAAATCATGTTGGCTGAGCGGTGGAATTAGGGGACCGAGGAGAAAGGTGAGTTCCTTTCGCTGGGATACCAATTTGAAATGCAAAGACATTTTAAAGTCGCCTGAAATCTGGGCGCAataagatacagatacagatacagataatTCTGCTGGATAATAAAGTGCCTCAAATTTCTCATCCCCAACTATGTTGTGGCTCCAACTGATAGACATGGTTAAATAGTTACATATGTATGCCATAAATTATATTCGATTTTTGTCTGGGGAATTATCGTAGTCAACAAAACTTTATGTGCCGAATagttaactttttaatgaatgtaAAATAGTTTTACCACAAACAATTGTGCGCTTAATTGGAATTTAGTTTGCCATAATTGTTGAAATGCTTTTAAGTAGGTGAGCTGTTTGCAGCAAAGCggaaaaatactttttaaaacaattgataaaaatgtattaagaTAATATAGGTTTAAAAACATAAGATAGTCCGATTTTTGGGATTGAATTCAACACGTTTTATGTACATTATAAActctatttattttaatttaatggaTAAAATGATCtatgtattatattttaacacttttttgattttaaagtaCGTTTTAAACTTTGAAAAACTGCTGAAACCATTAGAATTAATTAAAAGAGTTTGGCCAAAACGTTTTATTGAGTTGCCTCTTTATTTGGAGGTTGGGCAAAAGAGTTGCTGTCATTTGGTTTATTTTGGTTTGGCTTCTGTTttgcttttctttttgggTATGGGGGGCAAATAATTTTCAAGCAATTTTACTTAATTGCCTTTTGCAGATAATAAATCATTTTCTTTGCAATTTGCGCCGACATCAAAAACCCGCACTTAAGTGGAGGTCTCCGCAGTATTCAGCCACCTTCCAATTTTGCTGGCCCTCAGTCCGACCACCCATTTCACCACCCCTTTCACCCACTTTCACCCACTTTCACTCGCTGCTCAATCAGACCCTAAGATGGCCTTAGTTGGCTGCTCCTTTTTTGTGTGACGCTATCTGCTTTTTGCTAATTAACTTGGcttgttgcctgttgccacaAATACAAATACGAATACAAAAACagccaacacacacacacacacgcacttAGGGATAGAAAGAAAGTGTGCCTCACACACACAGGGACAAAGTTGAAGAAGCTACGTTTTGAATTTCTTTGGAATTCGAAAATCTCATTAAAATGTTGGCCAAGTCTCGCGGAAATGGGAAAAATCGAGCGGGCAAAACCCTTTCGAAGGTGTGCCCCGGGTCAAAAATGGATTTTAGTtgacattttattgttttcttgGCTTTATTTACTCGATACTCAGCAAAATGTGAAATGAAAGGTTCAGCAAACCAGTATATATAAGGAATAAACATTTGTTTGCGTTGCTTTGTCAAATATTTTCGGGTAATTTGCATAACAATATTTAGGGGAAAACCCCCAAAATGATATATAGAAAAGAAAATGGCCAAGAAAATAGGATGATTAGGAAATAAAATATTGCAGGAAAATGTTGCAAAGGAAAGTACCAAAAAGTGATTGAAAATGGTCG harbors:
- the l(1)G0320 gene encoding translocon-associated protein subunit alpha, giving the protein MRHLMFLMLMVLPIVICTFSSPNKFGAYAAEPVEDDLVDVDAEEGAVTGEDAEADEDSDSGSSSSPNADTYLLFTKPLYTPGQQLDLPGGKPVEFLIGFTNKGAEEFVIETVEASFRYPMDFNYFIQNFSAVAYNREVKPGFESTVSYTFLPSDQFAGRPFGLNIALAYRDANGIQYNEAVFNETVLISEVDEGLDGETFFLYVLLAGIVVLLLVIGQQYLLGSSGKRKRAAAKKVIETGTANDSTIDYDWVPQETLRALQKSPPKTKTPKTSPKPGKQASPKAVSQQSPKQRKVKRSAGDD